The Thiorhodovibrio litoralis genome includes a window with the following:
- the fabD gene encoding ACP S-malonyltransferase produces MSKRLAFVFPGQGSQSVGMLSDLAVSSALVGETFAEVSEVLGRDLWSLVSAGPGEELDQTQNTQPAMLAAGVAVWRCWRDSGGPMPEVMAGHSLGEYSALVCAGALELTDAARLVAERARLMQEATPAGVGAMAAILGLADEQVVTLCAAQAGDQVLEAVNFNSPGQVVIAGEREAVERALPEAKALGAKRALLLPVSVPSHCALMRPAAEQLQAALDQCPMRLPEIPVIHNASVSVAEDVAQLRGLLAQQLYRPVRWVETIQAIGDRGVESLIESGPGKVLAGLGKRIDKTRPTIPVVDAETLKAAMADVG; encoded by the coding sequence ATGAGCAAGCGACTGGCTTTTGTATTTCCTGGGCAGGGTTCGCAATCCGTCGGTATGCTAAGCGACCTGGCGGTTTCTTCTGCGCTGGTGGGTGAGACCTTTGCCGAGGTGTCTGAGGTGCTGGGTCGAGACCTTTGGTCGCTCGTCAGCGCCGGGCCTGGTGAGGAGCTTGATCAGACACAGAATACCCAGCCGGCTATGCTAGCTGCCGGCGTCGCTGTCTGGCGCTGCTGGCGTGACAGTGGCGGCCCGATGCCTGAGGTCATGGCCGGACATAGCTTGGGTGAATACAGTGCCCTGGTCTGTGCCGGCGCGCTGGAGCTGACCGACGCCGCCCGTCTGGTGGCCGAGCGTGCGCGTTTAATGCAGGAGGCCACGCCTGCCGGTGTTGGTGCCATGGCTGCTATTCTCGGGCTTGCCGATGAGCAGGTTGTGACTCTGTGTGCCGCGCAGGCGGGTGATCAGGTGCTAGAGGCTGTGAATTTTAATTCCCCCGGCCAGGTCGTGATCGCTGGTGAGCGCGAGGCGGTGGAGCGGGCCTTGCCGGAGGCAAAGGCGCTTGGCGCCAAGCGCGCCTTGCTGTTGCCGGTCAGCGTGCCCTCGCACTGCGCGCTGATGCGCCCGGCCGCGGAGCAATTGCAGGCCGCGCTTGACCAGTGCCCGATGCGACTGCCGGAGATTCCGGTGATTCACAATGCCAGCGTGTCGGTGGCTGAGGATGTGGCGCAGCTACGCGGTCTGCTGGCGCAACAATTGTATCGGCCGGTACGCTGGGTTGAGACCATCCAGGCGATTGGCGATCGGGGCGTCGAGAGCCTGATCGAAAGCGGGCCGGGCAAGGTGCTGGCGGGCCTTGGTAAGCGAATTGACAAAACGCGCCCAACTATCCCTGTGGTGGACGCGGAAACGCTCAAGGCAGCCATGGCTGATGTCGGTTGA
- a CDS encoding beta-ketoacyl-ACP synthase III: MAFAKILGTGSCLPEKVLTNRDLEQMVDTTDSWIRERTGIEQRHVVQEGETCVDLAEVAARRAIESAGIAADEIDLIIVATTTPDQLFPSNACLLQHRLDIHGCPAFDVQAVCTGFVYALSVAEKFIRTGAARTALVVGAETMSRIIDWTDRITCVLFGDGAGAVVLRAAEEPGIISSHLHADGSYKSLLQVPAGIGNGNTGSPYLEMKGNEVFRVAVTTLGRIVDEALDANGMERSDIDWLVPHQANLRIIQATARKLDLDMEQVVVTVGKHGNTSAASIPLALDDAVRDGRIQRGHTLLMEAFGGGFTWGSVLLRY, from the coding sequence ATGGCATTCGCAAAAATTCTCGGCACCGGCAGTTGTCTGCCGGAAAAGGTGTTGACCAATCGTGATCTTGAGCAGATGGTCGACACGACCGATAGCTGGATTCGCGAGCGCACCGGTATCGAACAACGCCATGTTGTGCAGGAGGGTGAGACCTGCGTCGATCTGGCCGAGGTGGCTGCGCGCCGCGCGATCGAATCCGCCGGCATCGCCGCGGATGAGATCGACCTGATTATCGTCGCCACCACAACGCCCGATCAGCTCTTTCCGAGCAACGCCTGTCTGCTGCAGCATCGGCTCGATATTCACGGTTGCCCGGCTTTCGACGTGCAGGCGGTGTGCACGGGTTTTGTCTACGCGCTTTCAGTGGCGGAAAAGTTTATTCGCACCGGTGCTGCACGCACGGCCTTGGTGGTTGGTGCTGAGACCATGTCGCGCATCATCGATTGGACCGACCGCATTACTTGTGTGCTCTTTGGCGATGGGGCCGGGGCCGTGGTGCTCAGGGCGGCGGAGGAACCCGGCATTATCTCATCCCATCTGCACGCGGACGGAAGCTACAAATCCTTGCTTCAGGTTCCGGCTGGAATTGGCAATGGGAACACGGGCTCGCCTTATCTGGAAATGAAGGGCAATGAGGTCTTTCGCGTTGCTGTGACCACGCTTGGACGGATTGTCGATGAGGCGTTGGATGCCAATGGCATGGAGCGCTCGGACATCGACTGGCTGGTTCCTCATCAGGCGAATCTGCGTATCATCCAGGCCACCGCGCGCAAGCTGGACCTGGATATGGAGCAGGTGGTGGTGACGGTCGGCAAGCACGGTAATACCTCGGCGGCTTCGATCCCGCTGGCGCTTGATGATGCCGTGCGCGATGGTCGCATCCAGCGTGGGCATACCCTGTTGATGGAAGCCTTTGGTGGCGGCTTCACCTGGGGCTCGGTCTTGTTGCGCTATTAG
- the rpmF gene encoding 50S ribosomal protein L32, producing the protein MAVQQNRKTPSKRGMRRSHDALSKPTLSEDGTTGEIHRRHHMTADGFYRGRKIIDKTTD; encoded by the coding sequence ATGGCTGTTCAACAAAATCGAAAAACCCCATCGAAGCGCGGCATGCGCCGTTCCCACGACGCGCTTTCCAAGCCCACCTTGTCGGAAGACGGGACCACGGGCGAGATTCACCGCCGTCATCACATGACCGCCGATGGCTTTTATCGCGGGCGCAAAATCATCGATAAAACAACTGACTGA
- a CDS encoding YceD family protein → MSNDWPDLPDLIDPWRAVAQAQQYAGSLAVDALPRLRALVAESVGELSYSLHFGRDDARRAVVQVSTNGVLRLRCQRCLQEMDWPVDEQSVLALVQGLDEAARLPECYDPLMLEETLLRPQVLIEDEVLLAIPAIARHLRCEESDSPMANPQTDMLMSSAAVLASVDEQTREASDVQSPFAVLADWKADRS, encoded by the coding sequence ATGTCGAACGATTGGCCCGATTTGCCCGATTTAATCGACCCGTGGCGGGCCGTTGCGCAAGCTCAGCAGTATGCGGGCAGTCTCGCAGTTGACGCACTGCCGCGGTTGCGGGCTTTGGTCGCCGAGTCAGTGGGAGAACTCAGCTACAGCTTGCATTTTGGCCGGGACGATGCGCGTCGCGCCGTCGTTCAAGTATCTACCAATGGTGTGCTTCGTCTGCGGTGCCAGCGTTGTCTGCAGGAGATGGACTGGCCTGTCGATGAGCAGTCGGTTTTGGCGCTGGTGCAGGGCCTTGATGAAGCAGCGAGGCTGCCGGAATGCTATGACCCGCTGATGCTTGAGGAGACGCTGCTGCGGCCGCAGGTGCTGATCGAGGACGAGGTGCTGCTCGCGATCCCTGCGATTGCGCGGCATCTGCGGTGCGAAGAGTCGGATTCTCCCATGGCCAACCCGCAAACGGACATGCTGATGTCTTCGGCTGCGGTGTTAGCGTCGGTAGACGAGCAGACGCGAGAAGCCTCCGATGTGCAGTCGCCCTTTGCCGTTCTGGCCGACTGGAAAGCGGATCGCTCCTGA
- a CDS encoding sodium ion-translocating decarboxylase subunit beta: protein MEELLKLWESMGLANMAWGQVLMMAVGGVLIYLAIAKKFEPLLLVPIGFGALLSNIPVANIGGHDGMIGQIYAVGVETGVFPLLIFMGVGALTDFGALIARPSTLLLGAAAQFGIFATLIGAVALNFVPGFDFTLQDASAIAIIGGADGPTAIFLASRLAPDLLGAIAVAAYSYMALVPIIQPPIMRALTTKEERGVVMQQLRPVSRLERMLFPFVVLLLCALLLPSAAPLIGMLTFGNLLRECGVVERLSRAAQNEIINIVTIMLGLAVGSKLSADMFLTLETLGILALGALAFSIGTAAGVLMGKIMHRVTGGKVNPLIGAAGVSAVPMAARVVNRVGLEENHQNFLLMHAMGPNVAGVIGSAVAAGVLLALTGT, encoded by the coding sequence GTGGAAGAACTGCTCAAACTCTGGGAGTCCATGGGCCTCGCCAACATGGCCTGGGGGCAGGTGTTGATGATGGCCGTGGGCGGGGTATTGATCTACCTCGCGATCGCGAAGAAATTCGAGCCGCTGTTGTTGGTTCCGATTGGCTTCGGCGCGCTGCTGAGCAACATCCCTGTCGCAAACATCGGTGGGCACGACGGAATGATCGGCCAGATCTATGCCGTGGGGGTCGAGACCGGAGTCTTTCCGCTGCTGATCTTCATGGGGGTCGGTGCCCTGACGGACTTCGGCGCACTGATTGCGCGCCCTTCGACGCTCCTGCTCGGTGCTGCCGCGCAGTTCGGCATTTTTGCCACGCTGATTGGTGCGGTGGCGCTGAATTTCGTGCCCGGCTTTGACTTCACCCTGCAAGATGCCTCGGCTATCGCCATCATTGGCGGGGCTGACGGACCTACGGCGATTTTTCTCGCCTCGCGTCTGGCGCCTGATCTGCTCGGCGCCATCGCCGTGGCGGCGTACTCCTACATGGCGCTGGTGCCCATTATTCAGCCGCCCATTATGCGTGCGCTCACCACCAAGGAAGAACGTGGGGTGGTCATGCAGCAATTGCGGCCGGTGTCGCGGCTTGAGCGCATGCTGTTTCCCTTTGTGGTGCTGCTCCTGTGCGCCTTGCTGCTGCCGTCGGCGGCACCGCTGATCGGCATGCTCACCTTCGGCAATTTGCTGCGCGAGTGCGGCGTGGTCGAGCGCCTGAGCCGCGCCGCCCAGAACGAAATTATCAACATCGTCACCATCATGCTTGGCCTGGCGGTCGGTTCCAAGCTGTCGGCGGATATGTTCCTCACCCTCGAGACCCTGGGGATTCTGGCACTGGGCGCCCTGGCTTTTTCAATCGGTACCGCTGCTGGTGTGCTCATGGGCAAGATCATGCATCGCGTTACCGGCGGCAAGGTGAATCCGCTGATCGGCGCCGCCGGCGTGTCAGCTGTCCCCATGGCTGCGCGCGTCGTCAATCGCGTCGGGCTCGAGGAAAATCATCAAAACTTCCTGCTCATGCATGCCATGGGGCCTAATGTCGCCGGCGTGATCGGTTCCGCCGTTGCCGCCGGGGTTTTGCTGGCCCTGACTGGGACTTAG
- the oadA gene encoding sodium-extruding oxaloacetate decarboxylase subunit alpha — translation MNQNKALGITDVVLRDAHQSLLATRMRIDDMLPIAAKLDQVGFWSLESWGGATFDACIRYLGEDPWERLRKLKAAMPNTRQQMLLRAQNLLGYRHYADDVVDAFVERAVVNGIDVFRIFDAMNDIRNFERPVKAALATDAHAQGALSYTVSPVHNIDYWVDLARRLEDLGCHSIAIKDMAGLLRPYVAEELIGRLKETCSVPIGMQCHATTGLSTASILKAAEAGIDMVDSSISSMSMTYGHSPTESVVAIMQGTPRDTGLDINLLEEIAAYFREVRKKYARFEGALKGVDSRILVAQVPGGMLTNMENQLREQGATDRLDEVLAEIPKVREDLGYIALVTPTSQIVGSQAVLNVLMGERYKSITGETAGVLKGTYGSTPAPVNKDLQTRVLEGAKPVTCRPADLIEAELSKLTAELKKLAKERGIRLADAVVDDVITYAMFPQVGLKFLENRDNPDAFEVPPWELDQRDAAKAADSGAAASGAGGAGSISGPEAYRVEVNGKGYDVRVSPAGAVEHLAPASSAAAPAPAAGGEQHVVESPLAGNIVKVPVSVGQTVAAGDVVVVLEAMKMETEVRAPSAGKVIEIRAKDGDSVSLGAPLVVLG, via the coding sequence ATGAACCAGAACAAAGCTCTCGGCATCACCGATGTGGTGCTGCGCGACGCGCACCAGTCGCTGCTCGCGACGCGCATGCGCATCGATGACATGCTGCCCATCGCCGCCAAGCTCGACCAGGTCGGGTTCTGGTCACTCGAGTCCTGGGGCGGCGCGACCTTCGACGCCTGCATCCGCTACCTGGGCGAGGACCCTTGGGAGCGCCTGCGCAAGCTCAAGGCTGCCATGCCCAACACGCGCCAGCAGATGCTGCTGCGCGCCCAGAATCTGCTCGGCTACCGCCATTATGCCGACGATGTAGTCGATGCCTTCGTCGAGCGCGCCGTCGTGAACGGCATTGATGTCTTCCGCATCTTTGATGCCATGAACGACATCCGCAATTTCGAGCGACCGGTCAAGGCGGCCTTGGCGACCGACGCCCATGCCCAAGGCGCGCTGAGCTACACTGTGAGCCCGGTGCACAACATCGACTACTGGGTCGATCTCGCCCGGCGGCTCGAGGATCTCGGCTGTCATTCAATCGCCATCAAGGACATGGCCGGGCTGCTGCGCCCCTATGTGGCAGAAGAGCTCATTGGGCGCCTGAAGGAAACCTGCTCGGTGCCCATCGGCATGCAGTGCCATGCCACCACCGGGCTCAGCACCGCTTCCATCCTCAAGGCTGCCGAGGCCGGCATCGACATGGTCGACTCGTCCATCTCCTCGATGAGCATGACCTACGGCCATTCGCCGACCGAGTCCGTGGTTGCCATCATGCAGGGAACTCCGCGCGATACCGGGCTAGACATCAATCTGCTCGAGGAAATCGCTGCCTACTTCCGCGAGGTGCGCAAGAAATACGCCCGTTTCGAGGGCGCGCTCAAAGGCGTGGACTCGCGCATCCTGGTCGCCCAGGTGCCGGGCGGCATGCTTACCAACATGGAAAACCAGCTGCGCGAGCAGGGTGCGACCGACCGCCTCGATGAGGTGTTGGCGGAAATCCCTAAAGTCCGCGAGGACTTGGGCTATATCGCGCTGGTTACGCCCACTTCGCAGATCGTCGGCTCCCAGGCGGTGCTGAATGTGCTGATGGGTGAGCGCTATAAGAGCATCACCGGCGAGACGGCCGGCGTGCTGAAAGGAACCTATGGCTCCACCCCGGCGCCGGTCAACAAGGACTTGCAGACGCGGGTGCTCGAAGGCGCCAAGCCGGTGACTTGCCGCCCGGCGGACCTGATCGAGGCGGAATTGAGCAAACTCACTGCCGAGTTGAAAAAGCTCGCCAAAGAGCGCGGCATTCGCCTGGCCGACGCGGTGGTCGACGACGTCATCACCTATGCGATGTTCCCGCAGGTGGGGCTAAAATTCCTCGAGAATCGCGATAACCCGGATGCCTTTGAAGTGCCCCCCTGGGAGCTCGATCAGCGCGATGCGGCGAAGGCGGCTGATTCTGGCGCTGCGGCGTCCGGGGCAGGGGGCGCCGGTTCGATCTCGGGTCCGGAAGCCTACCGGGTCGAGGTCAATGGTAAGGGCTACGATGTGCGGGTGTCTCCTGCGGGCGCCGTGGAGCATCTTGCCCCGGCCTCCTCGGCAGCGGCTCCAGCGCCGGCTGCGGGGGGCGAGCAGCATGTCGTCGAGTCTCCGCTGGCGGGTAACATTGTCAAGGTTCCAGTCAGTGTTGGTCAGACGGTTGCTGCTGGCGATGTTGTGGTCGTGCTCGAGGCGATGAAAATGGAAACCGAGGTGCGCGCGCCGAGCGCCGGCAAGGTGATCGAGATTCGCGCTAAGGATGGCGACTCAGTGTCGCTTGGCGCGCCGCTGGTGGTGCTGGGATAA
- a CDS encoding OadG family protein, which translates to MEAGMIGESLRLMLIGMSIVFAFLMLLVVCLRGMSWLAARIAPAELQDAPVGAMAGGAGAAPDDADVVAVIAAAVARYRARHPG; encoded by the coding sequence ATGGAAGCCGGAATGATTGGCGAAAGCTTGCGCTTGATGCTGATTGGCATGAGCATAGTATTTGCTTTTCTGATGCTGCTGGTGGTTTGTTTACGCGGCATGTCCTGGCTTGCGGCGCGCATTGCGCCAGCGGAGTTGCAGGACGCTCCGGTTGGCGCGATGGCAGGCGGTGCCGGGGCGGCGCCGGATGATGCGGATGTGGTTGCCGTGATTGCTGCCGCGGTGGCGCGCTACCGGGCCCGGCACCCTGGCTGA
- a CDS encoding adenylosuccinate synthase has product MGKNLVIVGTQWGDEGKGKVVDLLTERADAVVRFQGGHNAGHTLVIDGEQTILHLIPSGILHAGVECFIGNGVVLAPDALFTEIDTLAAGGVEVSDRLRISQGCALILPYHIALDQAREKARGNKAIGTTGRGIGPAYEDKVARRGIRLGELLHASHFSDRLREIMEYHNFALKHYFKAEPVDVSATLDTALAWAERIRPLVGDVSGRLHQLRAQGSAILFEGAQGSLLDIDHGTYPFVTSSTTTAGGAASGSGVGPLDLDYVLGIVKAYTTRVGGGPFPTELFDSDGDHLGQRGHEFGATTGRKRRCGWLDMVALRRAFAVNSVSGLCITKLDVLDGLETIRICTAYELDGQLLETPPLGAEDLERVTPKYIDMPGWQESTAGALTLDDLPQAARDYLKRIEELGERPIDIVSTGADRAQTMVLKHPFG; this is encoded by the coding sequence ATGGGTAAGAATCTCGTCATCGTCGGAACGCAATGGGGCGACGAAGGCAAAGGCAAGGTGGTCGATCTGCTCACCGAGCGCGCTGATGCCGTTGTTCGTTTTCAAGGTGGGCATAATGCTGGCCATACCCTGGTCATCGATGGCGAGCAGACCATCCTGCACCTGATTCCGTCTGGCATCCTGCATGCGGGCGTTGAATGCTTTATTGGCAATGGTGTGGTGCTGGCGCCGGATGCTCTGTTTACGGAGATCGATACCCTGGCTGCCGGCGGTGTTGAAGTATCGGACCGTCTGCGCATCAGTCAGGGTTGTGCGCTCATCCTGCCGTACCATATCGCACTCGATCAGGCGCGCGAGAAAGCGCGCGGTAACAAAGCCATCGGCACCACCGGGCGCGGCATCGGCCCCGCTTACGAGGACAAGGTCGCCCGGCGCGGGATTCGGCTCGGCGAGTTGCTGCATGCAAGCCACTTCAGCGATCGCTTGCGCGAGATCATGGAGTATCACAATTTCGCGCTGAAGCACTACTTCAAGGCCGAGCCGGTGGATGTCTCCGCGACCCTGGACACCGCGCTTGCCTGGGCTGAGCGCATTCGCCCTCTGGTCGGAGACGTGTCTGGCCGGCTGCACCAGCTACGCGCGCAAGGATCAGCAATATTGTTCGAGGGGGCCCAAGGCTCGCTGCTCGATATCGATCATGGCACTTACCCCTTTGTGACCTCATCGACCACCACGGCCGGCGGGGCGGCCTCGGGCAGCGGCGTCGGCCCGCTCGATCTGGACTATGTGCTGGGCATCGTCAAGGCTTACACCACCCGCGTCGGCGGTGGGCCTTTCCCGACTGAACTGTTCGACAGCGACGGCGACCACCTCGGCCAGCGCGGCCATGAGTTTGGCGCCACGACCGGGCGCAAGCGCCGTTGCGGCTGGCTGGACATGGTTGCGCTGCGGCGGGCCTTCGCAGTCAACAGCGTGTCCGGGCTTTGTATCACCAAGCTCGATGTGCTCGACGGCTTGGAGACCATCCGCATCTGCACCGCCTATGAGCTCGACGGGCAGCTGTTGGAAACCCCGCCGCTGGGTGCTGAGGATCTCGAGCGGGTGACGCCGAAATACATCGACATGCCAGGCTGGCAGGAATCCACCGCCGGTGCGCTCACGCTGGACGACTTGCCCCAGGCTGCGCGAGACTACCTCAAGCGGATCGAGGAGCTGGGTGAACGGCCCATCGACATTGTTTCCACTGGCGCTGATCGCGCGCAGACGATGGTGCTCAAGCACCCGTTCGGCTAG
- a CDS encoding ATP phosphoribosyltransferase regulatory subunit has protein sequence MKLNQERWLLPTGIEEILPPQAREMERLRRCLLDLFDAWGYDLVIPPFIDYLESLLTGTGRDLDLQTFKLTDQLSGRLLGVRADMTPQVARIDAHQLRREGPTRLCYLGTVLHTRSDGFAGTRSPMQIGADIYGHAGAESDVEILRLLLMTLQTAGIDSAYLDLGHVGIFRGLAEQAGFSREQELALFGILQRKASTELTALLEESGVEPAVADMLLALVELNGDDALERAGRLLGPARDGVHQALENLRLIASELRAWLPDVPVHFDLGELRGYTYKTGVVFAAFVPGWGLEIARGGRYDAIGEFFGHARPAVGFSTDLKGLIGLALARAGSAASETVTGAVLAPNERDPELRARVEELRASGRRVLNWLPGQQGRPDDLGVTHQLERRDGRWELVPVSPGER, from the coding sequence ATGAAACTCAATCAGGAAAGGTGGTTGCTGCCCACCGGTATTGAGGAGATCCTGCCGCCGCAGGCGCGCGAGATGGAGCGGCTGCGGCGCTGTCTGCTCGATCTGTTCGATGCCTGGGGCTACGATCTGGTCATCCCGCCTTTCATCGATTATCTCGAGAGCCTGCTGACTGGCACCGGGCGCGATCTTGATCTCCAAACCTTCAAGCTGACCGACCAGCTCAGTGGCCGGTTGCTTGGTGTCCGCGCCGACATGACCCCGCAGGTGGCGCGTATCGACGCCCATCAACTGCGACGCGAGGGACCGACGCGACTGTGCTATCTCGGAACGGTGCTGCATACGCGCTCGGACGGCTTTGCCGGCACCCGCAGCCCGATGCAGATCGGTGCCGATATTTACGGTCATGCCGGCGCCGAGAGCGATGTCGAGATTCTGAGGCTGCTGCTGATGACACTGCAGACGGCCGGGATTGATTCCGCCTATCTCGATCTCGGCCATGTCGGCATCTTCCGCGGGTTGGCCGAGCAGGCAGGATTCTCGCGGGAGCAGGAGCTGGCGCTCTTTGGTATCCTGCAGCGCAAGGCCAGCACCGAGCTGACCGCGCTGCTCGAAGAATCCGGTGTGGAGCCAGCCGTGGCGGACATGCTGCTTGCGCTGGTCGAGCTCAACGGTGACGATGCGCTCGAACGCGCCGGCCGCTTGTTGGGGCCCGCGCGCGACGGGGTGCACCAAGCGCTTGAGAATTTGCGCTTGATCGCAAGCGAGCTGCGCGCCTGGCTGCCCGATGTGCCGGTGCATTTTGATCTCGGCGAGCTGCGCGGCTACACCTACAAAACCGGTGTGGTGTTTGCGGCCTTCGTGCCGGGTTGGGGGCTCGAAATCGCGCGTGGCGGGCGCTACGACGCCATTGGCGAGTTCTTCGGTCACGCGCGCCCGGCAGTTGGCTTTAGTACAGATCTTAAAGGGCTGATCGGCCTCGCGCTGGCGCGAGCGGGATCAGCCGCGTCGGAAACTGTCACGGGCGCCGTACTGGCGCCGAATGAGCGCGACCCCGAGCTGCGCGCGAGGGTGGAAGAGCTGCGAGCCTCCGGTCGGCGCGTGCTGAACTGGTTGCCGGGGCAGCAAGGGAGGCCGGACGATCTCGGCGTGACGCACCAGCTCGAGCGCCGCGACGGGCGTTGGGAATTGGTGCCGGTCAGTCCCGGCGAGCGTTGA
- a CDS encoding DUF2065 domain-containing protein, with the protein MWHDLLVALALVFVIEGVMPFLAPEAMRRMMLDVSQQTNRSLRVAGLMSMAGGVAMLYFVN; encoded by the coding sequence ATGTGGCATGACTTGCTGGTTGCGCTAGCGTTGGTGTTCGTCATTGAGGGCGTCATGCCCTTCCTGGCGCCCGAGGCGATGCGACGGATGATGCTCGATGTCTCGCAGCAGACCAATCGCAGTTTGCGCGTCGCCGGCCTGATGAGCATGGCAGGCGGCGTCGCGATGCTGTATTTCGTCAACTAA
- the hflC gene encoding protease modulator HflC, whose protein sequence is MTDRMKLLSGVAVLVLVGAVAASAFIVYQWEIAIKLRLGEIVGSEYQPGLHWKVPVLNKVIKFDARIRTLDSQPERFLTIEKKDVIVDSYAKWRINNAAQFFRSTGGDSARAARLLAERINTSLRDEFGRRTIQEVVSEDRLELMQVLTSKLDTQATELGVEVVDVRVKKIDLPPEVSESVYNRMRAERERVASDLRAKGHEAAERIRADADRQRTVTLADAYKESEETRGLGDAKAAQVYADAFEQDREFYAFYRSLDAYRKSFLGKDTTMVLAPDSEFFRYFNNQRGQVAAPGSSQASDESLLRVR, encoded by the coding sequence ATGACGGACCGCATGAAACTCCTCTCGGGCGTCGCCGTCCTGGTGCTTGTCGGGGCGGTCGCCGCTTCAGCCTTTATCGTTTATCAGTGGGAGATCGCGATCAAACTGCGCCTGGGTGAAATCGTCGGGTCGGAATATCAGCCGGGTCTGCACTGGAAGGTGCCGGTGCTGAACAAGGTGATCAAATTCGACGCGCGCATCCGCACGCTCGACTCCCAGCCTGAGCGCTTTCTCACTATCGAGAAGAAAGACGTGATCGTCGACTCCTATGCCAAATGGCGCATCAATAATGCGGCGCAGTTTTTCCGCTCCACCGGCGGCGACAGTGCCCGCGCCGCGCGCCTGCTGGCCGAGCGCATCAACACCAGCCTGCGTGACGAGTTTGGCCGACGCACCATTCAGGAGGTGGTCTCGGAAGACCGCCTGGAACTGATGCAGGTGCTGACCAGTAAACTCGACACCCAGGCCACAGAGTTGGGCGTCGAGGTGGTTGATGTGCGGGTGAAGAAAATTGACCTGCCACCCGAGGTTAGCGAGTCCGTCTACAACCGCATGCGCGCCGAGCGTGAGCGGGTGGCAAGCGATCTGCGCGCCAAGGGTCACGAGGCCGCTGAGCGCATCCGCGCCGATGCGGACCGCCAGCGCACGGTCACTCTTGCCGATGCCTATAAGGAGTCAGAAGAAACCCGTGGTCTGGGAGATGCCAAGGCGGCGCAGGTCTATGCGGATGCCTTTGAGCAGGACCGCGAGTTCTATGCCTTCTACCGCAGTCTGGATGCCTACCGGAAATCTTTCTTGGGCAAGGACACGACCATGGTGTTGGCGCCAGACTCGGAGTTTTTCCGTTACTTCAACAATCAGCGCGGACAGGTCGCCGCCCCGGGCAGTTCACAGGCTTCGGACGAGAGTCTGCTGCGCGTGCGCTAA